From one Rosa rugosa chromosome 4, drRosRugo1.1, whole genome shotgun sequence genomic stretch:
- the LOC133746102 gene encoding protein IQ-DOMAIN 17-like: MGKKSGSTSWLTIVKRAFWSPSKDHDQKSSRRREDHEPEEEEKKREKRRWLFRKPTTHVQQCEATKTETTIAVTPVLAADQKHAIAVAVATAAAAEAAVATAQAAVEIVRLTRPNNFVKEHYAATLIQTAFRGYLARRALRALKGLVKLQALVRGHNVRKQAKLTLKCMQALVRVQDQVRNERARLSHEGGRNSMFSETDMSLWECRYLQDIRDRKSISREKVSEGVDQFLLQNRKEASLKREKALAYAFSHQIWRPRRHPSVGDEAELEERTKWLDRWMATKNWENYRASTDKRDSIKTVEMDTSRPYVSSQHQKQPNPNAAMASPLHKSHYNNMNISPSHSPATPSPSKPRSLNVRSASPRCSSAAHTPNLGSAYCFRGGMCRYGVGSNGVTNNVIGSAPNYMAATESAKAKARSLSAPRSRPSTPDRDRVGSAKKRLSYPAPESHSLRSPSFKSVQNGYYGRDSRENLSTYTDSLGGEISPCSTTDLRWLQQ; encoded by the exons ATGGGAAAGAAAAGTGGTAGTACTTCATGGTTGACTATAGTCAAAAGAGCCTTCTGGTCTCCGTCTAAGGATCATGACCAAAAGAGCAGCCGAAGAAGAGAAGACCATGAACCAGAAGAGGAGGAAAAG aagagagagaagagaagatggCTATTCCGAAAGCCTACTACACATGTTCAACAATGTGAAGCAACAAAGACAGAAACAACCATAGCTGTGACTCCTGTTTTGGCTGCTGACCAAAAACATGCAATTGCTGTGGCCGTAGCCACTGCAGCTGCGGCCGAAGCAGCTGTTGCAACTGCCCAAGCGGCAGTAGAAATTGTTCGTCTCACTAGGCCGAACAATTTTGTCAAAGAGCATTATGCTGCTACACTCATTCAAACAGCTTTCAGAGGTTACTTA gcgAGGAGAGCTCTGCGTGCGCTTAAGGGGCTTGTAAAGCTCCAAGCTTTAGTGAGAGGTCACAATGTTCGAAAGCAAGCAAAGTTGACACTGAAGTGCATGCAAGCTCTGGTTCGAGTTCAAGATCAGGTTCGGAACGAAAGAGCCAGGCTTTCGCATGAAGGAGGCAGAAACTCCATGTTTTCCGAAACAGACATGAGCCTATGGGAGTGCAGATACCTTCAAGACATTCGCGACAGAAAGTCGATT TCTAGAGAGAAAGTGAGTGAAGGAGTTGACCAATTCTTGTTGCAAAATCGAAAGGAAGCTTCTTTAAAACGTGAAAAAGCACTTGCTTATGCTTTTTCTCACCAG ATATGGAGGCCTAGAAGACACCCATCTGTAGGGGACGAAGCAGAGCTAGAAGAGAGAACAAAATGGCTTGATCGGTGGATGGCTACAAAAAATTGGGAAAATTACAGAGCTTCAACCGACAAAAGAGACTCCATAAAAACTGTTGAAATGGACACTTCTAGGCCTTACGTTTCATCCCAACACCAAAAACAGCCAAACCCAAATGCTGCAATGGCTTCACCTTTGCACAAATCACATTACAATAACATGAACATCTCTCCCAGCCACTCACCTGCAACACCCTCTCCTTCAAAACCCAGATCGCTAAACGTGCGTTCAGCTAGTCCAAGATGCTCTTCAGCAGCACACACACCAAACTTGGGCTCTGCTTACTGTTTCAGGGGTGGTATGTGTAGATATGGAGTGGGCTCAAATGGGGTTACTAATAATGTCATTGGTTCAGCGCCTAATTACATGGCTGCAACCGAGTCTGCAAAGGCCAAGGCTCGATCTCTAAGTGCACCACGGTCAAGGCCATCGACACCAGATAGAGACCGGGTTGGTTCAGCCAAGAAACGGCTTTCGTACCCGGCCCCTGAGTCACATAGCTTGAGAAGTCCTAGCTTCAAGAGTGTGCAAAATGGGTACTATGGAAGGGACTCAAGGGAGAACTTGTCTACTTACACTGATAGCCTAGGGGGAGAAATTTCTCCATGTTCAACCACTGACTTAAGGTGGTTACAACAATGA
- the LOC133746319 gene encoding uncharacterized protein At5g39865, giving the protein MGCVSSNLFNHDDDFSQLGSSALSHHIVSLTSSTYGLLTLDPPPPPTTPPSRFTLGSIFPSSLSEPRSLWSDPKPLRSDPEVINSWELMAGLDADSFRFSPLPPPKPFSIRTPKTADKENSNPNRSVLVKGPLDRFESICPPGGENKLVLYTTSLRGVRKTFEACNAVRAAVENLGVMVCERDVSMDRGFREELNDLMEGKGRDAAVPPRLFVKGRYVGGSEEVLKIVEEGLLGEILEGLPKKRAGSVCEGCGEAKFLPCFQCNGSSKMVLVVKEEVVVGQRQGGGGTVVVRCPECNENGLVLCPICS; this is encoded by the coding sequence ATGGGCTGCGTTTCTTCCAATCTATTCAACCACGACGACGACTTCTCCCAGCTCGGAAGCTCCGCCTTGAGCCACCACATCGTCTCCCTCACCTCCTCCACCTACGGCCTCCTCACCCTCGACCCCCCACCCCCACCCACCACCCCACCTTCTCGATTCACATTGGGTTCCATCTTCCCCAGCTCCCTGTCCGAGCCCAGATCGCTCTGGTCCGACCCGAAGCCCCTCCGGTCCGACCCGGAAGTCATCAACTCATGGGAGCTCATGGCCGGCCTCGACGCCGACAGCTTCCGGTTCTCGCCGCTCCCGCCGCCGAAACCTTTCTCGATTCGGACCCCGAAAACCGCGGATAAAGAGAACTCCAACCCGAACCGGTCTGTCTTAGTCAAAGGCCCGCTCGACCGGTTCGAGAGTATATGCCCGCCGGGGGGAGAGAACAAACTGGTGCTGTATACGACGTCGTTGCGGGGAGTGCGGAAGACTTTCGAGGCGTGCAATGCGGTCCGGGCGGCGGTGGAGAATCTCGGCGTGATGGTCTGCGAGCGTGACGTGTCGATGGATCGCGGATTCCGAGAAGAGCTGAATGACTTGATGGAGGGGAAAGGCAGAGACGCGGCGGTGCCGCCGAGGTTGTTTGTGAAGGGAAGATATGTGGGTGGATCCGAGGAGGTGTTGAAGATTGTGGAGGAGGGGTTGTTGGGGGAGATTCTAGAAGGTCTGCCCAAGAAGCGGGCCGGGTCGGTTTGCGAAGGGTGCGGAGAAGCGAAATTCTTGCCGTGTTTTCAGTGCAATGGGAGTTCGAAGATGGTGctggtggtgaaagaggaggtggtggtggggCAGAGGCAGGGAGGCGGCGGCACGGTGGTCGTGAGGTGTCCCGAGTGTAATGAGAATGGGTTGGTGCTCTGCCCAATTTGTAGCTGA